From the Winogradskyella forsetii genome, the window TATTTGTCAGCCCATAAAGAAATTGGAGAACTAAACCCATCGCATGAATATCTTAATTACTTCCGCAGGTCGCAGAGTATCACTTGTAAGATCATTTCAAAAAGAATTGAAAAAGGCCAGCCTTGAGAGTAAAGTATTTGCCACAGATTCTAGTCCTGAATTATCTGCAGCTTGTCAGGTTGCAGATGGATACTTTGAAGTACCTACATTAGATCACCCAGATTATATATCCATACTAATAGATTATTGCAAAAAGCATGATATCGTTTTGTTGATACCAACTATAGATACTGAATTGCAAACGCTAGCAAATTATAAAGAGCGGTTTGCTAGTGAAGAGATCACAGTTGTTGTTTCTTCCGCTGATTTTGTATCAAAATGCCGGGATAAAAGGATTATTCATCGATTTTTTGAATCACAAAATGTCAATGTGGCTAAAGAATATGCTAAAGACGATTACCAATTACCACTTTTTATTAAACCAACGGATGGTAGTAGGAGTGTCGATACCTACATTATTAGGTCCAAAGAGGATTTGACTGAATATCATTTTAGTAATGACAAATTAATGTTCTTGGAGTATTTAGATCATGATGAGTACGATGAATTTACATGCGATTTATATTATGGAAAAGACCATAGTTTGAAATGCGTTGTACCAAGAAAAAGAGTAGAAGTGCGAGATGGCGAAGTGTATAAAGCTTTGACAGTCAGAAATATTTTAGTATCTTACTTAAAGAAAAACTTAAGTTTTATTGATGGCGCTGTTGGATGTCTTACTGCCCAGTTTTTTTTACATAGAACTGATGAAGAAAAGATTTTTGCGATTGAGATCAATCCTAGATTTGGAGGTGGTTATCCACTAACTTATTTGTCTGGAGCAAATTATTCTAAATGGATCATAGAAGAATATATGCTAGATCAATCGATAGCAGAACAATTTGATGTATGGGAAAGTGATTTATTAATGATTAGATATGATGATGAAATATTAGTGCATGGATATAAAGGTTAATGATCAAACTGTTATCGTTTTCGACTTAGATGATACATTATATAATGAGCTGGATTATCTAACATCTGCATATAAGTCTATTGCGGTACATTTTGAACCTGAGGATTGGAAACCGCTGTATTCTAAAATGTTTTCATTATACAGAAGTAGGGTTAATGTTTTTGAATTTATTGTAAATACCTACACAATAGAGATGGGTTTCTTAATAGAG encodes:
- a CDS encoding ATP-grasp domain-containing protein produces the protein MNILITSAGRRVSLVRSFQKELKKASLESKVFATDSSPELSAACQVADGYFEVPTLDHPDYISILIDYCKKHDIVLLIPTIDTELQTLANYKERFASEEITVVVSSADFVSKCRDKRIIHRFFESQNVNVAKEYAKDDYQLPLFIKPTDGSRSVDTYIIRSKEDLTEYHFSNDKLMFLEYLDHDEYDEFTCDLYYGKDHSLKCVVPRKRVEVRDGEVYKALTVRNILVSYLKKNLSFIDGAVGCLTAQFFLHRTDEEKIFAIEINPRFGGGYPLTYLSGANYSKWIIEEYMLDQSIAEQFDVWESDLLMIRYDDEILVHGYKG